The nucleotide sequence ATCGTTCTTTTGCTGGCTATCGTCGTGCTTGCATGCCTTTTCTTTGCATTTGACCTGCAGCAGTATTTTACCTTAACGCATTTGAAATCCAGGCAGCAGGCATTTGCAGACTACTATGCCGCCAATCAGGCCCTGACCATCGGCATCTATATGGTTGTATATATAGCGGTGACGGCCCTGTCCCTGCCGGGCGCCACCGTGATGACGTTGGCCGGAGGAGGCCTTTTCGGCGTCTGGGTAGGGCTATTGCTGGTTTCTTTTGCAAGCACCATCGGCGCGACCCTGGCCTTTTTGGTGTCCCGCTTTCTGCTTAGAGACTATTTCCAGAATAAATTCGGCGACAAGCTCAAGGCCGTCAACGCAAGCTTTAAAAAAGACGGGCCATTTTATCTGTTTACCCTGCGGCTGGTGCCTATTTTTCCGTTTTTTGTCATTAATCTGGTGATGGGGCTGACACCCATCAATGCGGCCATGTTTTATATTGTCAGCCAGGTCGGCATGCTTCCCGGAACGTTTGTGTACATCAATGCCGGGACTCAGCTCGCCAAGATCGAATCGGCCAGGGGTATTCTTTCGCCCGAGCTTCTTTTGTCTTTTGCGCTGCTTGGAATTTTTCCTCTCATCGCCAAAAAAATAGTCGCATTTATCAAAGCGCGCAAAGTATTGGCCCGCTACCCTCGTCCGAAAAGGTGCGACTACAACCTTGTCGTCATCGGCGCGGGCTCGGCCGGGCTGGTGACATCCTACATTGCCGCGGCCGTGCGAGCCAAGGTGGCCTTGATTGAAAAAAACAAAATGGGGGGCGACTGCCTGAACACCGGTTGCGTGCCGAGCAAGGCGCTGCTGCGGTCCGCCAAAATGGTATCGTATGCCAGGCGGTTTGCCGACTTTGGCTTCAAGCGCAACGACATCGAGTTTGACTTTGCCGATGTGATGGAGAGGGTTCAGAGGATCATTAAAAAGGTCGAGCCGCACGATTCAATCGAGCGTTATACCCAGTTGGGGGTGGATTGCATTCAGGGGGAAGCAAGCATCACTTCGCCCTATACCGTCGAAGTCAACGGCCAGGTTCTCACGACCCGCAATATCGTCGTTGCAACCGGCGGCCGTCCCTTTGTGCCCCCGATTCCGGGATTGGAAAATATCAGGTATCTGACCTCCGACAACATCTGGCAGCTTCGCAAGCTTCCCGGACGGTTTGTCGTTCTGGGCGGCGGGCCCATCGGTTGCGAGCTTTCCCAGGCTTTTGCCCGCTTGGGCTCACAGGTTACCCAGGTCGAGATGGCGCCGCGCATCATGTTGCGCGAAGACCAAGAGATTTCCGAACTGGTGAAAACCAAGTTTGAGCAGGAAGGCATACGCGTGCTGACCCGTCACCGCGCCAAGGAAGTGCGTAGCGACGGCGGTCAAAAAGTTTTGATCTGCGATTACAATGGACAGGACGTTCCGATCGAGTTTGACGAGATCCTGGTGGCCGTCGGCCGCGTAGCCCATACCAAAGGATTTGGTCTGGAAGAGCTGGGTGTCGAAATCGCCAAAAACAGAACCATTGCAACCGACGAGTTCTTGCGAACGAATTATCCCAACATTTTCTGTGCCGGCGATGTCGCCGGTCCCTACCAGTTCACCCATACGGCCGCCCACCAGGCCTGGTATGCCGCGGTAAATGCCCTCTTCGGGGGGATCAAGTCGTTCCGGGCCGATTACCGCGTGATTCCCTGGGCCACATACACGGATCCCGAAGTCGCCCGCGTCGGTCTGAACGAATTGGAAGCAAAGGAAAAAGGGGTTGAGTTCGAGGTCAGCACCTACGGCATCGACGATCTGGACCGGGCC is from Candidatus Desulfatibia profunda and encodes:
- a CDS encoding FAD-dependent oxidoreductase, coding for MKPKWSKIVLLLAIVVLACLFFAFDLQQYFTLTHLKSRQQAFADYYAANQALTIGIYMVVYIAVTALSLPGATVMTLAGGGLFGVWVGLLLVSFASTIGATLAFLVSRFLLRDYFQNKFGDKLKAVNASFKKDGPFYLFTLRLVPIFPFFVINLVMGLTPINAAMFYIVSQVGMLPGTFVYINAGTQLAKIESARGILSPELLLSFALLGIFPLIAKKIVAFIKARKVLARYPRPKRCDYNLVVIGAGSAGLVTSYIAAAVRAKVALIEKNKMGGDCLNTGCVPSKALLRSAKMVSYARRFADFGFKRNDIEFDFADVMERVQRIIKKVEPHDSIERYTQLGVDCIQGEASITSPYTVEVNGQVLTTRNIVVATGGRPFVPPIPGLENIRYLTSDNIWQLRKLPGRFVVLGGGPIGCELSQAFARLGSQVTQVEMAPRIMLREDQEISELVKTKFEQEGIRVLTRHRAKEVRSDGGQKVLICDYNGQDVPIEFDEILVAVGRVAHTKGFGLEELGVEIAKNRTIATDEFLRTNYPNIFCAGDVAGPYQFTHTAAHQAWYAAVNALFGGIKSFRADYRVIPWATYTDPEVARVGLNELEAKEKGVEFEVSTYGIDDLDRAIADSEDHGLVKVLTKPGTDKILGVTIVGTHASDIIAEYILAMKHGLGLNKILGTIHIYPTLAEANKFAAGEWKKAHAPQKVLGWIQRYHAWMRG